Genomic DNA from Haloarcula marina:
GGTCGAAGATGCGCTCGCTGTCCACCGAGCCGATGCCCGGCCCGTCGTCCTCGACGGCGAAGCCCGCGTCCGTCTCGACCAGTCGGACCCGTACAGCCCGCTCGGTCGTCTCGCCGTCGTCGGTCCACGGAGAGTTGCTCGTCGAGCCGTGCTCGACAGCGTTCCGAAACAGGTTCTCGAACAACCGACGCAGGCGCTGTGCGTCTGCGTCGACGGTCAGCGCCTCCGGCAGGTCGAGTCGCGCCCCGTGGGTCTCGACGCTCTCCCACGCCGCCGCCGCGACGGCGGCCACGTCGACCGGTTCGAGAGTCGCCGCCAGCGCCCCCGTCTGCGTGGCCGTCCGGATGTCGTCGATGATTCGCCCCATCCGTCGGTGGGCGTCGCCGACGGCCGACAGCGCGTCCGACTCTCGTTCCTGTCGCGCCAGTTCGAGGTGACCGTTCGCGACGGCCAGCGGGTTCCGTAAGTCGTGGGCGAGGATGTCGGCGAACTCGTCCAACCGCTGGTTCTGTCGGGAGAGGAGCCACTCCCGTTCGTGCCGGTCGGTCACGTCCCGGCCGATACCGGCGAACCCGCGCATCGTGCCGTCGTCGTCGGTCAGCAACCGCCCGGTCAACTCGAAGCGAACGCGCCCCTCGGTCGTCTGTGCCCACGCTTCGACGACCGTCTCGCCGGTTTCGACGATTTCCTCGAGGGCCGCCGCGATTCCTGCGTGGTCGCCGTCCTCGAAGAAGTCCGTCGGTCGCATCCCTTCGAGTTCCGCGTCGCTCAGGTCGAACAGGTCGTTCAATCGCTGGTTCCAGTGGACGAGTCGGAACGACTCGTCGTAGACGTAGACGACTTCGTCGAGCGTATCGAGTGCCTGTTCGAGTCGACGACCATCCCCCGCCATGCGTGTGGTAGACTGTCAGCGGTAATAACGCTTCGTAGCGAATCGCCTTCTGAGGCCGTCAACGCGCAAGCTGACGGCAGTTGACGGTTTCTGCGATGTGTCGCTCGGCGTCTCGCTACGCCACGGCTCACTTCGCCCACCGTTGCGCTTCTTCGAGACTCCTCGCTGCGCTCGGCGTCTCGCTACTCCTCACTAACCGGCCTCTCCGCCCGGTGCTCGCTGATTATCTGGTCGACCATCGCCGAGTTCTGCTCTTTCTGCCGGTCCTCGGCGCGGTTCTCCCAGTCCGCAATCGCGTCCTCGACTTCGTCCTCGCGGGCGACGGCGAGTTCGTCCACCTCCTGTATCCCGACCATCTCGGCGGGAGCGACGGGCACGTCGTGCTCGAACAGCACCTCGTCGGCGGCGTCCGAGAGGTTCCCGTTCCGCAGGACGACGCGGGGACCGACTTCGGCTAATCGCTTTGCCGTCGACCGGCCAGCACCGGAAGCGTCGCGCAGGAGGACCACGTCGCCCTCGACGAGGCCGAAGCGCTCGTCGGCGTCCTCGATGGCGTCCCGAGTGAACTGTTCGACCACCTTCACCGAGGTGAGGCCCTGGCGCTTCTCGGACACGTCGGCGAAGTTCGAGTGGTCGAGTTTCCAGAGCGATTTCAGGCGGTCGAGCTTCTCGGCCAGTTCCTCACGTTGCTCGCGTTCCTCCTCGACCGTGCGTTCGAGCGCCTCGTTGCGCCGCTGGAGTCTGGTCACCTCGCGGTCCTTTCGGACCTCTCGGCGACCCTCCTGTCTGGCTTTCTCCAGTTGCTTGTCCTTCTCGTCGAGGCGCTCGTTCTTCTGCTGGATGGTCTGTTTGAGGTCGTCGACGTGCGATTCGAGGCGGTCGGTGCGGGCCTCCAGTCGCTTTATCTCCTTCTCGTCGTCGGTGAGTTCGCGCGGCTGGTGGCTCTCGGATTCCTCCGGTTGTTCGTCGTCGCCCTCGATGTCCCGCAGGACAGACTCCACGGACTCGTCACCGGCGACGACGCGAGCGACGACGCGACCGACTTCGTGCTGCGGCGGCACTTTGCTCGCCACGCGCTCGAACTGGCTCTCGTGGTGGTCGAAGGCGTACAGCGCCGCCGCCATCGCGTCGCGTTCGTGGTCGTTGTCGTAGGCGTCGTCGCGGGTCCGGTGTTTCTTCTCGTCGACCGGCAGGTCCCGGTCGGGTTTCCACCCGGCGGCGTCGAACGACCGGCGGAACTTCTCGACCGTCTCGGGCATCGGCGTCACGTCGGCGGCGACGACGACGGGGCGGCCGCGCTCGATAATCCACTCGATGACGTCGGCGCGGTCGTTGGTCCGCGAGGAGTACACGTCCAGCACCTCGCCGTCCAAGCCCACGATGGCGACGGCCGTGGTGGTCCCGGGGTCGACGCCGACGACGACGTGGTCCCGCCGCTTCGCCAGCGGCCGGAACTCGATGCCGTCCCGGCGCACCCGCTCTATCTCGATGCGGGTGTCGCCCGAGCGCCGTCGGGAGACGGGGATGTCCTGGGGGCGCCCTTCGACCCGGAAGACGGCGTTCGAGAAGCCGCCGTACTTCTCGGTCACGTCCCGTTCGTACTCCAGTCCCGCCGCGTCGAGTTCCGATTCGACTTCGCGGGCCGTCGTCTTGACCGCGCCGTGGATGCGTCGCGTGTAGCGGTCTTCGGACCACCCACCCTTCCCGGTCGAGCGGCCGCGAGCGACCTTCACCTCGGTGGTGTCGGTGAACGCGGACACCTCTTGGCCGACGTTGGCGGCGGCGAGGCGGGCGGCGGCCTCGGCCTCCTGCATCGGGTCTTTGCCGTAGGGGACGCCGTGGCGCTTCGCCACTCGCGAGAGCGGTTCCGGCCGCTCGTCGCCGGTCACCTGCACCAGTTTCGTCTCGTCGGGGAGCGACCCCAGAAAGTGGACCAACTGGTCCTTGTCGGCGGCCAGTTCGTACATGTTGTCCGTCGCGACGATGGCCGGTTCGTCGCTCTCGATGCGCCGTCGCAGTTTCCGCCGCGACACGACGTCTCGCTGTATCTCGTCGCCGTCGAACACCACCAGCGCGTACGAGGGGGCGTCCCCCCGCACGTCCCCGCTCTGGATGTCCACGCCGAAAACGACGGCGTCGAGCGCTGCCGTGCGATTCACGGCCGCCGATAGGGGGTGAACGAATATAAATCTCGTTCCGAGCGCCGCTCCGTCTACCGAACCGGGTTCTCGGGGCCGCGCCCGAGGAACTCCGAGAGGAACGCGTGGACCGTCCGGGCGTCGTAGCCGTCCATGTACATCCGGTGTCGCCACGCCGTCAGGACGTAGTCGGCCTCGGGGTTCGGGTTGGGGTTCGGGGCGACGACGACGCTCTGCCACGTCCCGGTGTGGACCGTCGCGAACCCTTCGAGGCTCTCGTTGGCCGCGTCGGTGGTCGTCGCGGGGTCGTAGTAGACGATGACCGCGCCGTGTTCGAGCGTGTGGACGAGGTCACCGAGGGCGGGCGTCTCCCCGTAGAACCCCGCCTCGACGGTCCCCGTGTAGTGCGGGCCGGACAGCGGCGGCATCTGCGCGTAGTCGACGTCCGTCCCGCTGGCGACGTGTTCGTTGCCCTGGTTCGGGAACCGTTCGACGCCGTTCAGCAGACTGGCGTCGCCCGACTCGTTCAGCGGCGCGGCTTCGATGCCGTCGACCGGCGGGCCGCCGCCACCGCCCCCGAGCATCGTGAACGCCACCGCGCCGATAGCGAGGACGGCGACGACGCCGAGGACGATAGGGCCGAGCGGTAATCCCTCGCCGTCGTCGCTCGTCCGTTGGTCGACCCGCCGCTGGTCGATAGCTCCCAACTCGCCGCCGTGGGCGGCCGCGAGGTGGTCGAGGTAGGCGTCCTCCCCGTCGAACGATTCGTCGCAGTAGTCGCAATCCACCATTGGCTGGCCGTAGGAGGGCGGGGGGTTTGAACGTGTGGCTCGGCGGCCGCTCCGACGAGAGCGCCCCTCTCAGAACTCTGCGGCCTCGACGAGGCTGGCGAAGGCCGCTCGCTCGCGTTCGTCGCCGGTCCGTTGGTCCGTCTCGTCGCGCATCCGGCGTTTCAGCGACCGGAGCGCCCGGTGGTCGACGGCGGCCAGTTCGTCGGCGACGGACCGCGGGTCGTCGACGAGCCGGGAGACGAGGCCCATCCGCAGGGCGGCCTCGGCGTCGACGGTCCGGCCCGACAGCGCCAAATCCATCGCGTCGCCCTCGCCGACGACTCTGGGAAGCCGTCGCGTGCCGCCCCACGCGCCGAACAGCCCCAGTTTGACGCCCGTCTCGGCGAACGTCGCCTCCGGCGTCGCCACCCGCAGGTCACACGCGAGCGCCAGTTCGACGCCACCGCCGCGGGCGGCCCCGTCTATCCCGGCGACGACCGCGCCGTCGTACGATTCGAGCGTCGTCGCGACCCGCTGGCCCAGCGCGGCGAATTCGCGGGCCGACTCGCCGTCCAGCGCCTCGACGACGGTCAGGTCGGCCCCGGCACAGAACGCTTCGCCCTCGCCGCGGAGGTAGATGACCGGTTCGGCCGCCGCGTCGACCGTCGCCGCCAGTTCGCGGAGCGCCTCGCGGTCGAGCGCGTTGCGTCGTTCCGGTCGGTCCAGCGTCACCACGCGAACGTCCCCGTCAGCCGTCGTCCGGACCATGACGTGTCTGACCCCGCTGTTTCCAAAGGTCTTTGCCCTTCCCGCCGCTAGGTCGCGCCAATGGAGGAAGTGGCGGCAGTCCGCCAAGCGGCCGTGGCGGCAGTCGACGACGTCGAGCCCGAACGTCTCCGCGAACGCATCATCGCACGCCTCGACGATGCCTCGCTCTCACCGGGCGTGCTGACGGTCGTCAGCGCCAGCGCCGCCCGCGACCCGCCCGCCGACCTGTCGGAGGGCGACGCCGACCGCGCCGCCGGCGTCCAACTCATCTACGAGGGCCTTCGGCTCACCCGCCAACTCGCCCACGACGACCCGTGGACGACCGGCGACCGCGACGCCGCCGACCTCGACATCCTCATCGCCGACATCCTCGTCTCGCGGGGCTTCTACCTGCTGGCCCGAACCGAGGCCGCCGACGCCGCCGTCGATGTCGTGCGCTCGTTCGGCCACGACCAGACGCGCCTGCGAACCACCGGCGACGAGCGCCTCGACGACACCCTCGAAGTCGACGTGTGTGAACTCGCCGTCGTCGCCGGCGTCACCGCCGCCGGGGTCCGGCCCACGTCGACGCTCCGGGAGTACGCCACCGGCCTCGCCAGCGAGGGCCTGCCGACCAGCGCCCACCTCCTCGGCGAGGACGTGACGGACGCGCTGGCGAGTCGCGCCCGCCCCGACCGCTCGGCCAGCGACGGGACCGAAGCGGCCGCCGACCACTGAGAACAATCGCCACCCCGGACCCGAATCGAAACGCCTAAAGACAACTGCCGGAAAGAACGTACTGCGTGCCTGGGTAGCTTAGCGGTAAAGCGCGTCCTTGGTAAGGACGAGACCCCGGATTCAAATTCCGGCCTAGGCTTGCGCCGGCGGCGCAGACCGTAATGGATACACAGCGCCGCTCTAGCATAACTTTTCCGGCGATTATCTTCCAGAAGGACACCCGTCTGGCGGATAGGGTTGCCGCTATCTTCTCCCGACAAAGGACACCCGCGCGAGCTGTGGGCCGACGGCGTCTGCCGGTTTTGGAAAATGCTCTTGCTGGCACTGAGGATAGTATGTGCTATCTATCGAACTATGAGAAAGGAAAATTAAGCGTAGAATTTGGCTTCTGCGAGAACGCGCCGCGCCGAGTGAGACGCTATCCCCCTCTCGATTAGTGTAAATACTCTCACATCCCTGTATATCCCAGATATTCCAACTCATGACTGATTCAGATACTCTTAATCACCGTTTCACTACCAGCATGGGCATTGGACGCCTACACAGGGAGATGCACAAGGCCCTCAAAGAGAAAACTAACACTCTCATCGAGGCTCCCACTGGTCTGGGCAAGACTCACAAAGTGGCTACAACAGGATGGTCAAAGTTGGGAGACGTCACAGATGAGAAGCCCGTTATCCACGTCTCTCCGACTATCAAAACCCGCGACCGAGCATTCCAGCTGAGCGAAGAGGCAGAAGGAGTAATACCACACAGATTGCGGGGCCGAGAAGAAGCTTGTCCGGTAGCAAAAGGCGATTACGACCACCGTATCAATGTCCCCGGCGAGAACTGCCCCCCGTCCGCATGGTTCAATCGGAAATGTGATGCTGAGAAGATTCCTTTCTCCGAGGCCCACAAAGAGCTTGAACAACGCTGTGGCGCACTGCCCTGTTCTGAAAACGAACGATGTGAAGCAGTTTCTCAGTGGCACACAATCTTTGAGTCGGATTCTGTGCCGTTCGATGTT
This window encodes:
- a CDS encoding sensor histidine kinase, encoding MAGDGRRLEQALDTLDEVVYVYDESFRLVHWNQRLNDLFDLSDAELEGMRPTDFFEDGDHAGIAAALEEIVETGETVVEAWAQTTEGRVRFELTGRLLTDDDGTMRGFAGIGRDVTDRHEREWLLSRQNQRLDEFADILAHDLRNPLAVANGHLELARQERESDALSAVGDAHRRMGRIIDDIRTATQTGALAATLEPVDVAAVAAAAWESVETHGARLDLPEALTVDADAQRLRRLFENLFRNAVEHGSTSNSPWTDDGETTERAVRVRLVETDAGFAVEDDGPGIGSVDSERIFDPGVSGATDGTGFGLYIVRTIAEAHGWTVRATESETGGARFEFDLRPS
- a CDS encoding DUF3105 domain-containing protein, with product MVDCDYCDESFDGEDAYLDHLAAAHGGELGAIDQRRVDQRTSDDGEGLPLGPIVLGVVAVLAIGAVAFTMLGGGGGGPPVDGIEAAPLNESGDASLLNGVERFPNQGNEHVASGTDVDYAQMPPLSGPHYTGTVEAGFYGETPALGDLVHTLEHGAVIVYYDPATTTDAANESLEGFATVHTGTWQSVVVAPNPNPNPEADYVLTAWRHRMYMDGYDARTVHAFLSEFLGRGPENPVR
- a CDS encoding DUF460 domain-containing protein; the encoded protein is MNRTAALDAVVFGVDIQSGDVRGDAPSYALVVFDGDEIQRDVVSRRKLRRRIESDEPAIVATDNMYELAADKDQLVHFLGSLPDETKLVQVTGDERPEPLSRVAKRHGVPYGKDPMQEAEAAARLAAANVGQEVSAFTDTTEVKVARGRSTGKGGWSEDRYTRRIHGAVKTTAREVESELDAAGLEYERDVTEKYGGFSNAVFRVEGRPQDIPVSRRRSGDTRIEIERVRRDGIEFRPLAKRRDHVVVGVDPGTTTAVAIVGLDGEVLDVYSSRTNDRADVIEWIIERGRPVVVAADVTPMPETVEKFRRSFDAAGWKPDRDLPVDEKKHRTRDDAYDNDHERDAMAAALYAFDHHESQFERVASKVPPQHEVGRVVARVVAGDESVESVLRDIEGDDEQPEESESHQPRELTDDEKEIKRLEARTDRLESHVDDLKQTIQQKNERLDEKDKQLEKARQEGRREVRKDREVTRLQRRNEALERTVEEEREQREELAEKLDRLKSLWKLDHSNFADVSEKRQGLTSVKVVEQFTRDAIEDADERFGLVEGDVVLLRDASGAGRSTAKRLAEVGPRVVLRNGNLSDAADEVLFEHDVPVAPAEMVGIQEVDELAVAREDEVEDAIADWENRAEDRQKEQNSAMVDQIISEHRAERPVSEE
- a CDS encoding DUF7114 family protein; amino-acid sequence: MEEVAAVRQAAVAAVDDVEPERLRERIIARLDDASLSPGVLTVVSASAARDPPADLSEGDADRAAGVQLIYEGLRLTRQLAHDDPWTTGDRDAADLDILIADILVSRGFYLLARTEAADAAVDVVRSFGHDQTRLRTTGDERLDDTLEVDVCELAVVAGVTAAGVRPTSTLREYATGLASEGLPTSAHLLGEDVTDALASRARPDRSASDGTEAAADH
- a CDS encoding enoyl-CoA hydratase/isomerase family protein, with the protein product MVRTTADGDVRVVTLDRPERRNALDREALRELAATVDAAAEPVIYLRGEGEAFCAGADLTVVEALDGESAREFAALGQRVATTLESYDGAVVAGIDGAARGGGVELALACDLRVATPEATFAETGVKLGLFGAWGGTRRLPRVVGEGDAMDLALSGRTVDAEAALRMGLVSRLVDDPRSVADELAAVDHRALRSLKRRMRDETDQRTGDERERAAFASLVEAAEF